A window of Sebastes umbrosus isolate fSebUmb1 chromosome 3, fSebUmb1.pri, whole genome shotgun sequence contains these coding sequences:
- the aftpha gene encoding aftiphilin a isoform X2 — protein MEPDVIRMYSSSPPPMEDAAEDEDNEFGDFDTFSGVPSSISFTEFDTPTTFNQSQALTATSPPELLANRGVVGFSHGSSNGTHGPNTELSKANGVVPASHLGSGPLERTEMKKVLSSSLDFSVSDTAGSEPADCNGGGTEVLTNGFATFEVQGSPSSQNSVHCHIKGTSTEDTGSVPAGSPEDDFADFAAFSNAEGHLSQTANEDSDNPTGGSCHDEHCNIEQGTTSEDNVRDTNRTGPIPVPAEAPDGSCNTDRGPHTDADSQQRDVAFAQEHLASEAVCTNRPVTLNGVDVADRDDSKDATGCSESDLSPDTAADGEAGQSDGKGSGNETETETETETSLGRPLSTDALEEFGDMSTTGSVPSPPLQGETATPADHSQLGEDEEDEDFGDFGDAGSFSGQGFTDFDQLDVQQEQSRSDSPAPTQEATDAKEEDDFGDFNSPKFHDSGNEGEDGGKFADFPVSDSFGNFSSAGADGADGADGADGADGADGADGADGEADAGWSAFGELEQQQQVEEGESWAAFSTEQSVAPPAESREEEEEVVVEEEEEEWHESELTAVSEETSRTDRQSASLSCRLEKLFQGSFPQTAAPSVEDEVASLRILLGPPEDKPGVEEEKTSPCNRSARGNVWIQLRDIHEALGLRYQWGGSYCNKALLCCLGIDTRNILFTGQKKQPVIVPMYAASLGMLEPTKEPVKPVSAAEMIASIAQQAPPVAPVKSSCPSDTVQESLPPVQFDWSSSGLTNPLDASGGSSLLNLDFFGPVEDSGSTSSPSIPGVDPELYELTTAKLDPGSSGSRVADAFARLMSTMEKTSTSTRKPRKEENLSDEAAKVIAGLPDLSFMQAKVLMFPATLTPLGCQATPD, from the exons ATGGAGCCAGATGTGATCCGTATGTACTCCTCCTCTCCGCCCCCGATGGAGGACGCTGCCGAGGACGAGGATAACGAGTTTGGAGACTTCGACACATTCTCTGGCGTCCCAAGCAGCATCAGCTTCACAGAGTTCGACACCCCGACCACTTTCAACCAGTCCCAAGCTTTGACCGCCACCTCCCCGCCCGAGCTCCTCGCCAACAGAGGGGTGGTGGGATTCAGCCACGGCTCCTCTAACGGCACCCACGGCCCGAACACTGAGCTGTCCAAGGCTAATGGCGTTGTGCCAGCGAGCCACCTGGGCAGCGGTCCCTTAGAAAGAACTGAGATGAAAAAGGTCCTCTCCAGCTCTCTGGATTTCTCTGTGAGCGACACAGCTGGCAGCGAGCCGGCTGATTGCAACGGCGGAGGCACAGAGGTGCTAACAAACGGGTTTGCAACCTTCGAAGTTCAGGGAAGCCCTTCCTCGCAGAATTCTGTCCACTGTCATATAAAAGGAACGTCCACTGAGGACACGGGCAGCGTCCCCGCCGGCAGCCCCGAGGACGATTTTGCAGACTTTGCTGCTTTTTCCAATGCTGAAGGACACCTCAGCCAGACGGCAAACGAGGACTCGGACAATCCAACAGGGGGTAGCTGCCACGACGAGCACTGTAATATAGAGCAGGGAACGACTTCAGAGGACAATGTCAGGGACACAAACAGAACTGGACCCATACCTGTTCCTGCTGAGGCCCCGGATGGCTCGTGCAACACGGACCGGGGTCCTCACACGGACGCTGACTCTCAACAAAGGGACGTAGCCTTTGCACAGGAGCACTTGGCCTCAGAGGCAGTTTGCACTAACAGACCCGTCACGTTGAACGGGGTGGATGTAGCCGACAGGGACGATTCCAAAGACGCCACGGGCTGCAGTGAAAGCGACCTGTCACCTGACACGGCTGCGGACGGTGAGGCGGGACAGTCGGACGGGAAGGGCTCCGGTAACGAGACCGAGACCGAGACGGAGACCGAGACGTCGTTGGGCCGGCCGCTGTCGACAGACGCTCTAGAGGAGTTCGGTGACATGAGCACCACAGGCTCGGTGCCCTCGCCGCCCCTCCAAGGGGAGACCGCCACGCCCGCCGACCACAGCCAGCTgggagaggacgaggaggatgaGGACTTTGGGGACTTTGGAGACGCCGGCTCATTCAGCGGTCAGGGCTTCACTGACTTTGACCAGCTGGACGTCCAGCAGGAGCAGAGCAGGTCGGACAGCCCTGCTCCTACACAGGAAGCTACAGACGCGAAGGAGGAAGACGACTTTGGCGACTTCAACTCCCCCAAATTTCACGACAGTGGAAACGAGGGGGAGGATGGAGGCAAGTTTGCAGATTTCCCCGTCAGCGACAGTTTTGGGAATTTCAGCTCGGCAGGTGCAGACGGTGCAGACGGTGCAGACGGTGCAGACGGTGCAGACGGTGCAGACGGTGCAGACGGTGCAGACGGCGAGGCGGATGCAGGGTGGAGCGCCTTCGGGgagctggagcagcagcagcaggtggaggagggggagtCCTGGGCGGCGTTCAGCACGGAGCAGAGCGTCGCTCCTcctgcagagagcagagaggaggaggaagaggtggtggtggaggaggaggaggaggagtggcaTGAAAGTGAACTTACTGCAGTCAGCGAGGAAACcagcaggacagacagacagtcg GCGTCGCTGTCATGCCGTCTGGAGAAGCTGTTTCAGGGCAGCTTCCCTCAGACCGCCGCCCCCTCGGTGGAGGACGAGGTGGCGTCCCTGAGGATCCTGCTGGGACCGCCAGAGGACAAACCAGGAGTCGAGGAGGAGAAGACGTCGCCGTGCAACAG GTCTGCGCGTGGCAACGTGTGGATACAGCTTCGGGACATCCACGAGGCGTTGGGTCTCAGATACCAGTGGGGGGGCTCCTACTGCAACAAAGCACTACTCTGCTGCCTCGGCATCGACACCCGGAACATT CTGTTCACGGGACAGAAGAAGCAGCCGGTCATCGTGCCCATGTACGCCGCCAGCCTG ggGATGCTGGAACCAACCAAAGAGCCTGTGAAgcccgtctctgcagcagagatGATTGCCTCTATAGCCCAGCAGGCGCCTCCAGTGGCTCCAGTGAAAAGCTCCTGTCCCTCAGATACAGTCCAG GAGTCGCTCCCACCCGTCCAGTTCGACTGGAGCAGCAGTGGCCTTACCAACCCTCTGGACG CGAGCGGAGGCTCGTCTCTCTTAAACCTGGATTTCTTTGGTCCTGTGGAGGATTCAGGCTCCACCAGCTCACCCTCCATCCCAG GAGTCGACCCGGAGCTGTACGAGCTAACGACGGCCAAGCTGGACCCCGGCAGCTCCGGCAGTCGGGTGGCAGATGCCTTCGCCCGCCTGATGTCCACCATGGAGAAGACCAGCACCTCcaccag GAAGCCGAGGAAAGAGGAGAATCTGAGCGACGAGGCTGCCAAAGTGATCGCTGGTCTGCCCGATCTCTCCTTCATGCAGGCCAAAGTGCTGATGTTTCCCGCCACGCTGACGCCGCTCGGCTGCCAGGCCACACCGGACTGA
- the aftpha gene encoding aftiphilin a isoform X3, producing the protein MEPDVIRMYSSSPPPMEDAAEDEDNEFGDFDTFSGVPSSISFTEFDTPTTFNQSQALTATSPPELLANRGVVGFSHGSSNGTHGPNTELSKANGVVPASHLGSGPLERTEMKKVLSSSLDFSVSDTAGSEPADCNGGGTEVLTNGFATFEVQGSPSSQNSVHCHIKGTSTEDTGSVPAGSPEDDFADFAAFSNAEGHLSQTANEDSDNPTGGSCHDEHCNIEQGTTSEDNVRDTNRTGPIPVPAEAPDGSCNTDRGPHTDADSQQRDVAFAQEHLASEAVCTNRPVTLNGVDVADRDDSKDATGCSESDLSPDTAADGEAGQSDGKGSGNETETETETETSLGRPLSTDALEEFGDMSTTGSVPSPPLQGETATPADHSQLGEDEEDEDFGDFGDAGSFSGQGFTDFDQLDVQQEQSRSDSPAPTQEATDAKEEDDFGDFNSPKFHDSGNEGEDGGKFADFPVSDSFGNFSSAGAGADGADGADGADGEADAGWSAFGELEQQQQVEEGESWAAFSTEQSVAPPAESREEEEEVVVEEEEEEWHESELTAVSEETSRTDRQSASLSCRLEKLFQGSFPQTAAPSVEDEVASLRILLGPPEDKPGVEEEKTSPCNRSARGNVWIQLRDIHEALGLRYQWGGSYCNKALLCCLGIDTRNILFTGQKKQPVIVPMYAASLGMLEPTKEPVKPVSAAEMIASIAQQAPPVAPVKSSCPSDTVQQESLPPVQFDWSSSGLTNPLDASGGSSLLNLDFFGPVEDSGSTSSPSIPGVDPELYELTTAKLDPGSSGSRVADAFARLMSTMEKTSTSTRKPRKEENLSDEAAKVIAGLPDLSFMQAKVLMFPATLTPLGCQATPD; encoded by the exons ATGGAGCCAGATGTGATCCGTATGTACTCCTCCTCTCCGCCCCCGATGGAGGACGCTGCCGAGGACGAGGATAACGAGTTTGGAGACTTCGACACATTCTCTGGCGTCCCAAGCAGCATCAGCTTCACAGAGTTCGACACCCCGACCACTTTCAACCAGTCCCAAGCTTTGACCGCCACCTCCCCGCCCGAGCTCCTCGCCAACAGAGGGGTGGTGGGATTCAGCCACGGCTCCTCTAACGGCACCCACGGCCCGAACACTGAGCTGTCCAAGGCTAATGGCGTTGTGCCAGCGAGCCACCTGGGCAGCGGTCCCTTAGAAAGAACTGAGATGAAAAAGGTCCTCTCCAGCTCTCTGGATTTCTCTGTGAGCGACACAGCTGGCAGCGAGCCGGCTGATTGCAACGGCGGAGGCACAGAGGTGCTAACAAACGGGTTTGCAACCTTCGAAGTTCAGGGAAGCCCTTCCTCGCAGAATTCTGTCCACTGTCATATAAAAGGAACGTCCACTGAGGACACGGGCAGCGTCCCCGCCGGCAGCCCCGAGGACGATTTTGCAGACTTTGCTGCTTTTTCCAATGCTGAAGGACACCTCAGCCAGACGGCAAACGAGGACTCGGACAATCCAACAGGGGGTAGCTGCCACGACGAGCACTGTAATATAGAGCAGGGAACGACTTCAGAGGACAATGTCAGGGACACAAACAGAACTGGACCCATACCTGTTCCTGCTGAGGCCCCGGATGGCTCGTGCAACACGGACCGGGGTCCTCACACGGACGCTGACTCTCAACAAAGGGACGTAGCCTTTGCACAGGAGCACTTGGCCTCAGAGGCAGTTTGCACTAACAGACCCGTCACGTTGAACGGGGTGGATGTAGCCGACAGGGACGATTCCAAAGACGCCACGGGCTGCAGTGAAAGCGACCTGTCACCTGACACGGCTGCGGACGGTGAGGCGGGACAGTCGGACGGGAAGGGCTCCGGTAACGAGACCGAGACCGAGACGGAGACCGAGACGTCGTTGGGCCGGCCGCTGTCGACAGACGCTCTAGAGGAGTTCGGTGACATGAGCACCACAGGCTCGGTGCCCTCGCCGCCCCTCCAAGGGGAGACCGCCACGCCCGCCGACCACAGCCAGCTgggagaggacgaggaggatgaGGACTTTGGGGACTTTGGAGACGCCGGCTCATTCAGCGGTCAGGGCTTCACTGACTTTGACCAGCTGGACGTCCAGCAGGAGCAGAGCAGGTCGGACAGCCCTGCTCCTACACAGGAAGCTACAGACGCGAAGGAGGAAGACGACTTTGGCGACTTCAACTCCCCCAAATTTCACGACAGTGGAAACGAGGGGGAGGATGGAGGCAAGTTTGCAGATTTCCCCGTCAGCGACAGTTTTGGGAATTTCAGCTCGGCAGGTGCA GGTGCAGACGGTGCAGACGGTGCAGACGGTGCAGACGGCGAGGCGGATGCAGGGTGGAGCGCCTTCGGGgagctggagcagcagcagcaggtggaggagggggagtCCTGGGCGGCGTTCAGCACGGAGCAGAGCGTCGCTCCTcctgcagagagcagagaggaggaggaagaggtggtggtggaggaggaggaggaggagtggcaTGAAAGTGAACTTACTGCAGTCAGCGAGGAAACcagcaggacagacagacagtcg GCGTCGCTGTCATGCCGTCTGGAGAAGCTGTTTCAGGGCAGCTTCCCTCAGACCGCCGCCCCCTCGGTGGAGGACGAGGTGGCGTCCCTGAGGATCCTGCTGGGACCGCCAGAGGACAAACCAGGAGTCGAGGAGGAGAAGACGTCGCCGTGCAACAG GTCTGCGCGTGGCAACGTGTGGATACAGCTTCGGGACATCCACGAGGCGTTGGGTCTCAGATACCAGTGGGGGGGCTCCTACTGCAACAAAGCACTACTCTGCTGCCTCGGCATCGACACCCGGAACATT CTGTTCACGGGACAGAAGAAGCAGCCGGTCATCGTGCCCATGTACGCCGCCAGCCTG ggGATGCTGGAACCAACCAAAGAGCCTGTGAAgcccgtctctgcagcagagatGATTGCCTCTATAGCCCAGCAGGCGCCTCCAGTGGCTCCAGTGAAAAGCTCCTGTCCCTCAGATACAGTCCAG CAGGAGTCGCTCCCACCCGTCCAGTTCGACTGGAGCAGCAGTGGCCTTACCAACCCTCTGGACG CGAGCGGAGGCTCGTCTCTCTTAAACCTGGATTTCTTTGGTCCTGTGGAGGATTCAGGCTCCACCAGCTCACCCTCCATCCCAG GAGTCGACCCGGAGCTGTACGAGCTAACGACGGCCAAGCTGGACCCCGGCAGCTCCGGCAGTCGGGTGGCAGATGCCTTCGCCCGCCTGATGTCCACCATGGAGAAGACCAGCACCTCcaccag GAAGCCGAGGAAAGAGGAGAATCTGAGCGACGAGGCTGCCAAAGTGATCGCTGGTCTGCCCGATCTCTCCTTCATGCAGGCCAAAGTGCTGATGTTTCCCGCCACGCTGACGCCGCTCGGCTGCCAGGCCACACCGGACTGA
- the aftpha gene encoding aftiphilin a isoform X1, producing the protein MEPDVIRMYSSSPPPMEDAAEDEDNEFGDFDTFSGVPSSISFTEFDTPTTFNQSQALTATSPPELLANRGVVGFSHGSSNGTHGPNTELSKANGVVPASHLGSGPLERTEMKKVLSSSLDFSVSDTAGSEPADCNGGGTEVLTNGFATFEVQGSPSSQNSVHCHIKGTSTEDTGSVPAGSPEDDFADFAAFSNAEGHLSQTANEDSDNPTGGSCHDEHCNIEQGTTSEDNVRDTNRTGPIPVPAEAPDGSCNTDRGPHTDADSQQRDVAFAQEHLASEAVCTNRPVTLNGVDVADRDDSKDATGCSESDLSPDTAADGEAGQSDGKGSGNETETETETETSLGRPLSTDALEEFGDMSTTGSVPSPPLQGETATPADHSQLGEDEEDEDFGDFGDAGSFSGQGFTDFDQLDVQQEQSRSDSPAPTQEATDAKEEDDFGDFNSPKFHDSGNEGEDGGKFADFPVSDSFGNFSSAGADGADGADGADGADGADGADGADGEADAGWSAFGELEQQQQVEEGESWAAFSTEQSVAPPAESREEEEEVVVEEEEEEWHESELTAVSEETSRTDRQSASLSCRLEKLFQGSFPQTAAPSVEDEVASLRILLGPPEDKPGVEEEKTSPCNRSARGNVWIQLRDIHEALGLRYQWGGSYCNKALLCCLGIDTRNILFTGQKKQPVIVPMYAASLGMLEPTKEPVKPVSAAEMIASIAQQAPPVAPVKSSCPSDTVQQESLPPVQFDWSSSGLTNPLDASGGSSLLNLDFFGPVEDSGSTSSPSIPGVDPELYELTTAKLDPGSSGSRVADAFARLMSTMEKTSTSTRKPRKEENLSDEAAKVIAGLPDLSFMQAKVLMFPATLTPLGCQATPD; encoded by the exons ATGGAGCCAGATGTGATCCGTATGTACTCCTCCTCTCCGCCCCCGATGGAGGACGCTGCCGAGGACGAGGATAACGAGTTTGGAGACTTCGACACATTCTCTGGCGTCCCAAGCAGCATCAGCTTCACAGAGTTCGACACCCCGACCACTTTCAACCAGTCCCAAGCTTTGACCGCCACCTCCCCGCCCGAGCTCCTCGCCAACAGAGGGGTGGTGGGATTCAGCCACGGCTCCTCTAACGGCACCCACGGCCCGAACACTGAGCTGTCCAAGGCTAATGGCGTTGTGCCAGCGAGCCACCTGGGCAGCGGTCCCTTAGAAAGAACTGAGATGAAAAAGGTCCTCTCCAGCTCTCTGGATTTCTCTGTGAGCGACACAGCTGGCAGCGAGCCGGCTGATTGCAACGGCGGAGGCACAGAGGTGCTAACAAACGGGTTTGCAACCTTCGAAGTTCAGGGAAGCCCTTCCTCGCAGAATTCTGTCCACTGTCATATAAAAGGAACGTCCACTGAGGACACGGGCAGCGTCCCCGCCGGCAGCCCCGAGGACGATTTTGCAGACTTTGCTGCTTTTTCCAATGCTGAAGGACACCTCAGCCAGACGGCAAACGAGGACTCGGACAATCCAACAGGGGGTAGCTGCCACGACGAGCACTGTAATATAGAGCAGGGAACGACTTCAGAGGACAATGTCAGGGACACAAACAGAACTGGACCCATACCTGTTCCTGCTGAGGCCCCGGATGGCTCGTGCAACACGGACCGGGGTCCTCACACGGACGCTGACTCTCAACAAAGGGACGTAGCCTTTGCACAGGAGCACTTGGCCTCAGAGGCAGTTTGCACTAACAGACCCGTCACGTTGAACGGGGTGGATGTAGCCGACAGGGACGATTCCAAAGACGCCACGGGCTGCAGTGAAAGCGACCTGTCACCTGACACGGCTGCGGACGGTGAGGCGGGACAGTCGGACGGGAAGGGCTCCGGTAACGAGACCGAGACCGAGACGGAGACCGAGACGTCGTTGGGCCGGCCGCTGTCGACAGACGCTCTAGAGGAGTTCGGTGACATGAGCACCACAGGCTCGGTGCCCTCGCCGCCCCTCCAAGGGGAGACCGCCACGCCCGCCGACCACAGCCAGCTgggagaggacgaggaggatgaGGACTTTGGGGACTTTGGAGACGCCGGCTCATTCAGCGGTCAGGGCTTCACTGACTTTGACCAGCTGGACGTCCAGCAGGAGCAGAGCAGGTCGGACAGCCCTGCTCCTACACAGGAAGCTACAGACGCGAAGGAGGAAGACGACTTTGGCGACTTCAACTCCCCCAAATTTCACGACAGTGGAAACGAGGGGGAGGATGGAGGCAAGTTTGCAGATTTCCCCGTCAGCGACAGTTTTGGGAATTTCAGCTCGGCAGGTGCAGACGGTGCAGACGGTGCAGACGGTGCAGACGGTGCAGACGGTGCAGACGGTGCAGACGGTGCAGACGGCGAGGCGGATGCAGGGTGGAGCGCCTTCGGGgagctggagcagcagcagcaggtggaggagggggagtCCTGGGCGGCGTTCAGCACGGAGCAGAGCGTCGCTCCTcctgcagagagcagagaggaggaggaagaggtggtggtggaggaggaggaggaggagtggcaTGAAAGTGAACTTACTGCAGTCAGCGAGGAAACcagcaggacagacagacagtcg GCGTCGCTGTCATGCCGTCTGGAGAAGCTGTTTCAGGGCAGCTTCCCTCAGACCGCCGCCCCCTCGGTGGAGGACGAGGTGGCGTCCCTGAGGATCCTGCTGGGACCGCCAGAGGACAAACCAGGAGTCGAGGAGGAGAAGACGTCGCCGTGCAACAG GTCTGCGCGTGGCAACGTGTGGATACAGCTTCGGGACATCCACGAGGCGTTGGGTCTCAGATACCAGTGGGGGGGCTCCTACTGCAACAAAGCACTACTCTGCTGCCTCGGCATCGACACCCGGAACATT CTGTTCACGGGACAGAAGAAGCAGCCGGTCATCGTGCCCATGTACGCCGCCAGCCTG ggGATGCTGGAACCAACCAAAGAGCCTGTGAAgcccgtctctgcagcagagatGATTGCCTCTATAGCCCAGCAGGCGCCTCCAGTGGCTCCAGTGAAAAGCTCCTGTCCCTCAGATACAGTCCAG CAGGAGTCGCTCCCACCCGTCCAGTTCGACTGGAGCAGCAGTGGCCTTACCAACCCTCTGGACG CGAGCGGAGGCTCGTCTCTCTTAAACCTGGATTTCTTTGGTCCTGTGGAGGATTCAGGCTCCACCAGCTCACCCTCCATCCCAG GAGTCGACCCGGAGCTGTACGAGCTAACGACGGCCAAGCTGGACCCCGGCAGCTCCGGCAGTCGGGTGGCAGATGCCTTCGCCCGCCTGATGTCCACCATGGAGAAGACCAGCACCTCcaccag GAAGCCGAGGAAAGAGGAGAATCTGAGCGACGAGGCTGCCAAAGTGATCGCTGGTCTGCCCGATCTCTCCTTCATGCAGGCCAAAGTGCTGATGTTTCCCGCCACGCTGACGCCGCTCGGCTGCCAGGCCACACCGGACTGA
- the aftpha gene encoding aftiphilin a isoform X5, producing MEPDVIRMYSSSPPPMEDAAEDEDNEFGDFDTFSGVPSSISFTEFDTPTTFNQSQALTATSPPELLANRGVVGFSHGSSNGTHGPNTELSKANGVVPASHLGSGPLERTEMKKVLSSSLDFSVSDTAGSEPADCNGGGTEVLTNGFATFEVQGSPSSQNSVHCHIKGTSTEDTGSVPAGSPEDDFADFAAFSNAEGHLSQTANEDSDNPTGGSCHDEHCNIEQGTTSEDNVRDTNRTGPIPVPAEAPDGSCNTDRGPHTDADSQQRDVAFAQEHLASEAVCTNRPVTLNGVDVADRDDSKDATGCSESDLSPDTAADGEAGQSDGKGSGNETETETETETSLGRPLSTDALEEFGDMSTTGSVPSPPLQGETATPADHSQLGEDEEDEDFGDFGDAGSFSGQGFTDFDQLDVQQEQSRSDSPAPTQEATDAKEEDDFGDFNSPKFHDSGNEGEDGGKFADFPVSDSFGNFSSAGADGADGADGADGADGADGADGADGEADAGWSAFGELEQQQQVEEGESWAAFSTEQSVAPPAESREEEEEVVVEEEEEEWHESELTAVSEETSRTDRQSASLSCRLEKLFQGSFPQTAAPSVEDEVASLRILLGPPEDKPGVEEEKTSPCNRSARGNVWIQLRDIHEALGLRYQWGGSYCNKALLCCLGIDTRNILFTGQKKQPVIVPMYAASLGMLEPTKEPVKPVSAAEMIASIAQQAPPVAPVKSSCPSDTVQESLPPVQFDWSSSGLTNPLDGVDPELYELTTAKLDPGSSGSRVADAFARLMSTMEKTSTSTRKPRKEENLSDEAAKVIAGLPDLSFMQAKVLMFPATLTPLGCQATPD from the exons ATGGAGCCAGATGTGATCCGTATGTACTCCTCCTCTCCGCCCCCGATGGAGGACGCTGCCGAGGACGAGGATAACGAGTTTGGAGACTTCGACACATTCTCTGGCGTCCCAAGCAGCATCAGCTTCACAGAGTTCGACACCCCGACCACTTTCAACCAGTCCCAAGCTTTGACCGCCACCTCCCCGCCCGAGCTCCTCGCCAACAGAGGGGTGGTGGGATTCAGCCACGGCTCCTCTAACGGCACCCACGGCCCGAACACTGAGCTGTCCAAGGCTAATGGCGTTGTGCCAGCGAGCCACCTGGGCAGCGGTCCCTTAGAAAGAACTGAGATGAAAAAGGTCCTCTCCAGCTCTCTGGATTTCTCTGTGAGCGACACAGCTGGCAGCGAGCCGGCTGATTGCAACGGCGGAGGCACAGAGGTGCTAACAAACGGGTTTGCAACCTTCGAAGTTCAGGGAAGCCCTTCCTCGCAGAATTCTGTCCACTGTCATATAAAAGGAACGTCCACTGAGGACACGGGCAGCGTCCCCGCCGGCAGCCCCGAGGACGATTTTGCAGACTTTGCTGCTTTTTCCAATGCTGAAGGACACCTCAGCCAGACGGCAAACGAGGACTCGGACAATCCAACAGGGGGTAGCTGCCACGACGAGCACTGTAATATAGAGCAGGGAACGACTTCAGAGGACAATGTCAGGGACACAAACAGAACTGGACCCATACCTGTTCCTGCTGAGGCCCCGGATGGCTCGTGCAACACGGACCGGGGTCCTCACACGGACGCTGACTCTCAACAAAGGGACGTAGCCTTTGCACAGGAGCACTTGGCCTCAGAGGCAGTTTGCACTAACAGACCCGTCACGTTGAACGGGGTGGATGTAGCCGACAGGGACGATTCCAAAGACGCCACGGGCTGCAGTGAAAGCGACCTGTCACCTGACACGGCTGCGGACGGTGAGGCGGGACAGTCGGACGGGAAGGGCTCCGGTAACGAGACCGAGACCGAGACGGAGACCGAGACGTCGTTGGGCCGGCCGCTGTCGACAGACGCTCTAGAGGAGTTCGGTGACATGAGCACCACAGGCTCGGTGCCCTCGCCGCCCCTCCAAGGGGAGACCGCCACGCCCGCCGACCACAGCCAGCTgggagaggacgaggaggatgaGGACTTTGGGGACTTTGGAGACGCCGGCTCATTCAGCGGTCAGGGCTTCACTGACTTTGACCAGCTGGACGTCCAGCAGGAGCAGAGCAGGTCGGACAGCCCTGCTCCTACACAGGAAGCTACAGACGCGAAGGAGGAAGACGACTTTGGCGACTTCAACTCCCCCAAATTTCACGACAGTGGAAACGAGGGGGAGGATGGAGGCAAGTTTGCAGATTTCCCCGTCAGCGACAGTTTTGGGAATTTCAGCTCGGCAGGTGCAGACGGTGCAGACGGTGCAGACGGTGCAGACGGTGCAGACGGTGCAGACGGTGCAGACGGTGCAGACGGCGAGGCGGATGCAGGGTGGAGCGCCTTCGGGgagctggagcagcagcagcaggtggaggagggggagtCCTGGGCGGCGTTCAGCACGGAGCAGAGCGTCGCTCCTcctgcagagagcagagaggaggaggaagaggtggtggtggaggaggaggaggaggagtggcaTGAAAGTGAACTTACTGCAGTCAGCGAGGAAACcagcaggacagacagacagtcg GCGTCGCTGTCATGCCGTCTGGAGAAGCTGTTTCAGGGCAGCTTCCCTCAGACCGCCGCCCCCTCGGTGGAGGACGAGGTGGCGTCCCTGAGGATCCTGCTGGGACCGCCAGAGGACAAACCAGGAGTCGAGGAGGAGAAGACGTCGCCGTGCAACAG GTCTGCGCGTGGCAACGTGTGGATACAGCTTCGGGACATCCACGAGGCGTTGGGTCTCAGATACCAGTGGGGGGGCTCCTACTGCAACAAAGCACTACTCTGCTGCCTCGGCATCGACACCCGGAACATT CTGTTCACGGGACAGAAGAAGCAGCCGGTCATCGTGCCCATGTACGCCGCCAGCCTG ggGATGCTGGAACCAACCAAAGAGCCTGTGAAgcccgtctctgcagcagagatGATTGCCTCTATAGCCCAGCAGGCGCCTCCAGTGGCTCCAGTGAAAAGCTCCTGTCCCTCAGATACAGTCCAG GAGTCGCTCCCACCCGTCCAGTTCGACTGGAGCAGCAGTGGCCTTACCAACCCTCTGGACG GAGTCGACCCGGAGCTGTACGAGCTAACGACGGCCAAGCTGGACCCCGGCAGCTCCGGCAGTCGGGTGGCAGATGCCTTCGCCCGCCTGATGTCCACCATGGAGAAGACCAGCACCTCcaccag GAAGCCGAGGAAAGAGGAGAATCTGAGCGACGAGGCTGCCAAAGTGATCGCTGGTCTGCCCGATCTCTCCTTCATGCAGGCCAAAGTGCTGATGTTTCCCGCCACGCTGACGCCGCTCGGCTGCCAGGCCACACCGGACTGA